The Nostoc sp. 'Lobaria pulmonaria (5183) cyanobiont' genome window below encodes:
- a CDS encoding type I restriction-modification system subunit M, with protein sequence MPRGTRKNSKNPAEKNGSLDLPLLQLANQADERLDIPAMEQWLWDAACKIRGATDAPKFKDFILPLIFYKRLSDVFDDEYEKCAEKFGGGDLARAFIEADHQDAIKNNRQPIVRYYVPHEYRWDAIRFHPKDGLGEFVTTAMREVAKRNPGLSGTLTLKDYNEKQSNQRVLDDDHLKDLIEVISRHRLGLKNTNADVLGEAYEYLLRKFAEGQGQSAGEFLTPSEVGWLIAEIIDPEPYTKIYDPTCGSGRLLTKPRLVFNRKHPGEESKAPRLFGQELNWTTFAIAKMNMFLQDFTDTQIEIGDTFRQPKFTVDKKVMRFDYVVANPMWNQDNYGADAYEEDSFERFKDGIASKSSADWGWVQHIWASLKDNGRAAVVLDTGAVSRGSGSQNKNQERDIRKEFVEKDRVEGVILLPENLFYNTTAPGVVILLNRLKPLNRKGEFLLINAADYFVKGDPKNILTKEGIKAVDEVYRNWETREKLSKVIKLEELREADYNLSPSQFVDVSDKVVHRAIADILTDLAVARQDREWADKDLAEVLAKLNL encoded by the coding sequence GTGCCGCGTGGAACAAGGAAAAACAGCAAAAATCCAGCAGAGAAAAACGGTTCTCTTGATTTACCCCTTCTACAGTTAGCGAACCAAGCTGATGAGCGTTTGGATATTCCCGCAATGGAACAATGGCTGTGGGATGCTGCTTGTAAGATACGCGGTGCGACGGATGCACCAAAATTCAAAGATTTTATTCTGCCGCTAATTTTCTACAAACGGCTGTCTGATGTGTTTGATGATGAGTATGAAAAGTGCGCCGAGAAATTTGGGGGTGGAGACTTAGCCCGTGCTTTCATTGAAGCAGATCATCAAGATGCAATTAAAAATAATCGTCAGCCGATTGTCCGTTATTATGTACCGCACGAATACCGTTGGGATGCAATTCGTTTTCATCCGAAAGATGGCTTAGGAGAGTTTGTCACAACGGCGATGCGGGAAGTGGCAAAGCGCAATCCTGGGTTATCAGGAACGCTGACGCTGAAGGATTATAACGAGAAGCAAAGCAATCAGCGCGTTTTAGATGATGACCATTTAAAGGACTTGATTGAAGTCATCAGTCGGCATCGGTTGGGGTTAAAGAATACTAATGCAGATGTTTTAGGGGAAGCCTATGAGTATCTGCTGCGGAAATTTGCCGAAGGACAGGGGCAAAGTGCGGGGGAGTTTCTCACACCATCAGAGGTGGGTTGGTTGATTGCGGAAATTATTGACCCTGAACCCTACACAAAGATTTATGATCCCACTTGTGGATCGGGAAGGTTGTTGACTAAGCCGCGTCTGGTGTTCAACCGCAAGCATCCAGGGGAAGAGAGTAAAGCACCTCGGTTATTTGGGCAAGAGTTGAACTGGACAACTTTCGCGATCGCTAAAATGAATATGTTTTTGCAGGATTTTACTGATACTCAAATTGAGATTGGCGATACATTCAGGCAACCAAAATTTACGGTTGACAAGAAGGTAATGCGCTTTGATTATGTGGTTGCTAATCCGATGTGGAATCAGGACAACTACGGCGCAGATGCTTACGAAGAAGATTCTTTTGAACGGTTTAAAGACGGAATTGCCTCCAAATCTTCAGCAGATTGGGGATGGGTGCAGCATATTTGGGCATCGCTGAAAGATAACGGACGGGCGGCGGTTGTTTTGGATACAGGTGCAGTGTCTCGCGGTTCCGGGAGTCAGAACAAAAATCAAGAAAGGGACATCCGCAAAGAATTTGTGGAAAAAGACAGAGTTGAAGGGGTGATTTTGCTACCTGAAAATTTGTTTTATAACACCACTGCGCCAGGGGTGGTAATTTTATTAAATCGCCTGAAACCTCTGAATCGTAAGGGCGAGTTTTTGCTGATTAATGCTGCTGATTATTTTGTGAAGGGCGATCCGAAGAATATTTTGACAAAGGAAGGGATTAAGGCGGTTGATGAGGTTTATCGCAATTGGGAAACGCGAGAGAAGCTGAGTAAAGTTATTAAGTTAGAGGAATTGAGAGAAGCGGATTATAATCTTAGTCCGTCGCAGTTTGTGGATGTTAGCGATAAAGTTGTGCATCGGGCGATCGCAGATATTTTGACAGATTTGGCGGTAGCAAGACAAGACAGGGAATGGGCTGATAAAGATTTAGCTGAGGTGTTAGCAAAGTTGAATTTATAG
- a CDS encoding sensor histidine kinase: MNINPVESTMELTKLSPPQILFGTEVDEKSSSEQFLLSIYDSVEASIFVVDVLEDGDFRYVALNPTHERWIGIRSDDLRGKKPEDILCAIDAAKVRQHYADCVRFGTTISYEQCLQFQGVPTWWSTTLTPLKDANSSVYRLIGTSSNITPVKQAEQAVGLQVEREQLLEAIAGRIHQSVELETILHQTTIEVRQFLNCDRVLIYRFKADGSGVIIAESTVAVSDPLLGKNITDPCLSGKHPEHYGRGCIQVVEDIYAADLHPCHIDFLTSLQIKANLVVPIFQKQDMWGLLIGQHCHQSRQWQQTETDLLKQLATQIGIAVQQAELHQQLQDLKANMELQKQKHINQLQQVRNFEALVRRMTEQIRDSLDQTQVLQILTQELAKLLNLERCQIELYSTCQTLVTITYEYCINFPQCQGLTKQVAEHLEVYQPLLQKQPLQFLEIVPGWEPKLLIMSQMACPIFDTQGILGNIWLTRPSQEAFDEFEIELMQQIANECAIAIRQAQLYKQNQAQVKELEKSDRLKNQFLRTLSQELRTPITSISLAVQTLESVLTPAEISEIEIVPQLLQILHNECGRESKLINDLLTLTYLEAEPDPPTLIAIDFQSWLHPIIESFRHLTNCQRQQLNLTVDRALPPLETDITDLERIVTELLNHACKYTPAGEAIAVSARLIGDTVELNITNSGIELTSNELSRIFEPFYHLSKHDPWKHSGTGLELALVQKMVRHLGGSIYVESAAGQTTFTIKFPF; this comes from the coding sequence ATGAATATAAATCCAGTGGAATCAACTATGGAGTTGACAAAATTATCACCACCTCAAATTCTTTTTGGCACAGAAGTAGATGAAAAAAGTAGTAGCGAGCAGTTTCTACTAAGCATCTACGATTCTGTAGAGGCATCAATATTTGTAGTTGATGTTTTGGAGGATGGAGATTTTCGATATGTGGCACTGAATCCCACTCATGAACGGTGGATAGGGATTCGCTCAGACGATCTCCGGGGCAAAAAACCAGAGGATATTCTCTGTGCCATTGATGCTGCAAAGGTGCGTCAACATTATGCTGACTGCGTGCGATTCGGCACAACTATTTCTTACGAACAATGTTTGCAATTCCAGGGAGTTCCCACTTGGTGGAGTACGACTCTCACCCCATTAAAGGATGCTAACTCCAGCGTTTATCGACTGATTGGTACTAGTAGTAATATTACCCCTGTGAAGCAAGCAGAACAAGCAGTTGGACTCCAGGTTGAACGAGAGCAATTGCTAGAAGCGATCGCTGGACGAATTCACCAATCTGTAGAATTAGAGACAATTCTGCATCAGACTACAATTGAAGTGCGACAATTTTTGAATTGCGATCGCGTGTTGATTTATCGTTTCAAGGCTGATGGTAGTGGAGTAATCATTGCCGAATCAACTGTAGCTGTCAGCGATCCCCTATTGGGAAAAAACATCACCGATCCCTGCTTAAGTGGCAAACATCCAGAACACTACGGACGAGGTTGCATTCAAGTTGTCGAAGATATTTATGCAGCCGACTTGCATCCTTGCCATATAGATTTCCTGACATCTTTGCAGATAAAAGCTAATCTCGTCGTGCCGATTTTCCAAAAGCAAGATATGTGGGGGCTATTGATTGGCCAGCATTGTCACCAATCGCGTCAATGGCAGCAAACAGAAACTGACTTACTCAAACAGTTGGCAACTCAAATCGGCATTGCAGTCCAACAGGCAGAACTTCATCAGCAACTCCAGGATCTCAAAGCCAATATGGAGTTACAGAAGCAGAAGCACATCAATCAGTTGCAGCAGGTGCGAAACTTTGAAGCCTTGGTGCGACGTATGACAGAACAAATCCGCGACAGTCTGGATCAAACTCAGGTGTTGCAGATACTTACCCAGGAATTAGCAAAGTTACTAAACCTTGAGCGTTGCCAAATTGAACTCTATAGTACCTGCCAAACTCTAGTTACGATTACTTACGAATACTGCATTAACTTCCCCCAGTGTCAAGGATTAACTAAACAGGTTGCAGAGCATCTTGAAGTTTATCAGCCGCTGTTGCAAAAACAACCATTGCAATTTTTGGAAATCGTACCGGGATGGGAACCAAAGTTGCTAATTATGTCCCAGATGGCTTGTCCAATTTTCGATACTCAAGGGATTTTGGGAAATATTTGGCTGACAAGACCATCACAAGAGGCTTTTGACGAATTTGAAATTGAGCTAATGCAGCAGATAGCAAATGAATGTGCGATCGCCATTCGTCAAGCCCAGCTTTACAAACAAAACCAGGCACAGGTAAAAGAACTAGAAAAAAGCGATCGGCTCAAAAATCAATTTCTCAGAACCCTATCCCAAGAACTGCGGACACCAATAACCAGCATTAGCCTTGCAGTCCAAACTCTCGAAAGTGTCCTCACACCAGCAGAAATATCAGAAATAGAAATAGTGCCGCAACTCTTGCAGATTCTGCATAATGAGTGTGGGCGAGAAAGCAAGTTAATTAACGACCTACTCACACTCACATATCTCGAAGCCGAACCCGATCCCCCAACCTTGATTGCTATTGACTTTCAAAGCTGGCTTCACCCGATTATCGAGTCTTTTCGACACCTCACCAACTGCCAGCGACAGCAGTTAAACCTGACTGTCGATCGTGCGCTGCCGCCTTTGGAGACAGATATCACTGATTTGGAGCGGATTGTCACCGAACTGCTCAACCATGCCTGCAAATACACCCCAGCCGGGGAAGCGATCGCAGTCTCTGCTCGGTTGATAGGGGATACAGTCGAGCTTAATATTACCAATTCCGGAATAGAGCTTACCAGCAATGAACTCTCACGGATTTTTGAACCCTTCTATCACCTTTCCAAACACGATCCTTGGAAACATAGCGGCACAGGGCTGGAATTGGCATTAGTGCAGAAAATGGTCAGACATTTAGGCGGCTCAATTTATGTAGAGAGTGCAGCAGGTCAAACCACCTTCACCATCAAATTCCCCTTTTAA
- a CDS encoding glycoside hydrolase family 10 protein — protein sequence MNRVVRRCVACLLCLGLVVALTVFLPSSLPVYSQKTSPLTTEIRGVWLTNVASGVLFVPWGINRAINQLSALNFNTIYPVVWNRGHTFYKSAVAKITTGSETQPLLNFMHGGQDVLAKIVRLAKNKDLRVIPWFEYGFMTPHYSQLARRYPDWLTIGQEGIKSTQDAPPEEIDNILVTKLAWLNPLHPQVQEFIQGLILEVVRDYDVDGIQLDDHFGMPVQFGYDRFTIELYQQEHQGKSPPHDPFNSEWMRWRADKITDFMAEIYQAVKAVKPKLKISLSPNYQAFAYKYYLQDWENWVKKGLVNELILQVYRNDKKSFIAQLELPSIKLAQSLIPVGIGISTGTVGNPVKMAQVREQVQVVRDRNFDGISFFYWESLWGYIVPESPQQRRKGFFEMFNARTVRLLKTKKL from the coding sequence ATGAATCGGGTTGTTCGCCGTTGTGTTGCTTGCTTGCTGTGTTTGGGATTAGTAGTCGCTTTAACAGTTTTTTTACCCTCTTCACTGCCAGTTTATTCCCAAAAAACAAGTCCTTTAACTACAGAAATTCGCGGCGTTTGGCTCACTAATGTTGCTAGTGGTGTACTATTTGTCCCTTGGGGTATTAACCGTGCTATAAATCAATTATCGGCTCTCAACTTTAATACAATTTATCCTGTAGTTTGGAACCGAGGACATACTTTTTATAAAAGTGCGGTAGCCAAAATCACTACAGGCTCAGAAACTCAACCTTTGCTTAACTTCATGCACGGTGGACAGGATGTTTTAGCAAAGATAGTAAGACTTGCCAAAAATAAAGATTTGAGAGTCATTCCCTGGTTTGAATACGGGTTTATGACGCCGCATTATTCACAATTAGCAAGGCGTTATCCCGATTGGTTGACAATTGGGCAAGAAGGTATAAAGTCTACTCAAGATGCCCCACCGGAAGAAATCGACAATATTTTAGTAACTAAACTGGCCTGGTTGAATCCCTTACATCCACAAGTGCAAGAGTTTATCCAAGGGTTAATTTTAGAAGTAGTCAGGGATTACGATGTAGATGGTATTCAGCTTGACGACCATTTTGGGATGCCTGTACAGTTCGGCTACGATCGCTTCACTATTGAACTCTATCAACAAGAGCATCAAGGCAAAAGTCCCCCTCATGATCCTTTTAATTCAGAATGGATGCGGTGGCGGGCAGATAAAATTACTGATTTTATGGCAGAAATCTACCAAGCTGTGAAGGCAGTTAAGCCCAAACTCAAAATCTCTCTGTCTCCCAACTATCAAGCTTTTGCCTACAAATACTATTTGCAAGATTGGGAAAATTGGGTAAAAAAAGGTTTAGTTAATGAGTTAATTTTGCAGGTATATCGAAATGACAAAAAGTCTTTTATCGCTCAACTAGAACTTCCATCTATAAAATTGGCTCAAAGTCTAATTCCTGTAGGTATTGGTATATCAACAGGAACAGTAGGTAATCCGGTGAAAATGGCACAAGTTAGAGAACAGGTTCAGGTAGTGCGCGATCGCAATTTTGATGGTATCTCCTTTTTCTACTGGGAGAGTTTGTGGGGTTACATCGTACCTGAATCACCCCAACAGCGACGCAAAGGTTTTTTTGAGATGTTTAATGCAAGAACTGTCAGACTATTAAAAACAAAGAAACTTTGA
- the glcD gene encoding glycolate oxidase subunit GlcD, with the protein MLTQDKKQLNWKPIIKAFEAVLGKNGVVQRREELITYECDGLTGYRQRPAIVVLPRTTEQVAEVVKICNQYSIPFIARGSGTGLSGGALPVEDSVLIVTSLMRQILSIDLENQRTVVQPGVINSWVTQAVSGAGFYYAPDPSSQIICSIGGNIAENSGGVHCLKYGVTTNHVLGLKIVTPEGEIIDLGGQIPEMPGYDLTGVFVGSEGTLGIATEITLRILKSAESICVLLADFTSIEAAGATVSDIISAGIIPGGMEMMDNFSINAVEDVVATNCYPRDATAILLIEIDGLEVEVAGNKQRVTEICKKNGARNVTSATDPETRLKLWKGRKAAFAAAGHLSPDYYVQDGVIPRTQLPYVLHEIEALSKQYGYRVANVFHAGDGNLHPLILYDNSISGALEQVEEMGGKILKLCVQVGGSISGEHGIGAEKKCYMPQMFSEVDLETMQWVRQVFNPKGLANPEKIFPTPRTCGEAANASVIKQFEGVERF; encoded by the coding sequence ATGCTTACCCAAGATAAAAAACAACTCAACTGGAAACCCATTATCAAAGCATTCGAGGCTGTCCTTGGCAAAAATGGTGTGGTGCAACGCCGCGAAGAACTCATTACCTATGAATGCGATGGTTTAACTGGCTATCGCCAACGTCCGGCTATAGTAGTGTTACCCAGAACTACAGAACAAGTTGCGGAAGTTGTGAAGATATGTAATCAATATTCTATACCCTTCATCGCACGCGGTTCTGGCACTGGTCTATCTGGCGGTGCTTTACCAGTAGAAGATTCTGTTTTGATTGTAACCTCATTAATGCGGCAAATCCTCAGTATTGATTTAGAAAATCAACGGACAGTTGTACAACCAGGGGTGATTAATAGTTGGGTAACACAAGCTGTTAGTGGTGCTGGATTTTACTACGCTCCTGACCCTTCCAGTCAAATTATTTGCTCTATTGGGGGCAATATTGCTGAAAATTCTGGTGGGGTGCATTGTCTCAAATATGGTGTTACGACTAACCACGTTTTGGGATTAAAAATTGTTACGCCAGAGGGGGAAATTATCGATTTAGGCGGACAAATTCCAGAAATGCCTGGTTATGATTTAACAGGTGTTTTTGTTGGTTCTGAAGGCACTTTAGGAATTGCCACAGAAATTACTTTGCGAATTCTCAAAAGTGCAGAATCAATTTGTGTGCTGTTGGCAGATTTTACTAGCATTGAAGCTGCCGGAGCAACTGTTTCTGACATCATCAGTGCCGGCATTATTCCTGGTGGTATGGAAATGATGGATAATTTTAGTATCAACGCCGTTGAAGATGTTGTTGCAACTAACTGTTATCCCCGTGATGCGACTGCTATTTTGCTGATAGAAATTGACGGTTTAGAAGTGGAAGTTGCAGGGAATAAGCAGCGAGTTACCGAAATTTGTAAAAAGAATGGGGCGCGGAATGTCACTTCTGCTACTGACCCAGAAACCCGATTGAAATTATGGAAAGGACGCAAAGCCGCTTTTGCTGCGGCTGGGCATTTAAGCCCAGATTATTATGTACAAGATGGTGTAATTCCTCGGACTCAGTTGCCTTATGTATTACATGAAATTGAGGCATTAAGTAAACAATACGGTTATCGTGTTGCTAATGTGTTTCACGCTGGCGATGGCAATCTTCATCCACTAATTCTTTATGATAATTCTATATCTGGAGCATTAGAGCAAGTAGAAGAAATGGGTGGAAAAATTCTCAAACTTTGTGTGCAAGTCGGCGGTAGTATTTCTGGGGAACATGGCATCGGTGCAGAGAAAAAGTGCTATATGCCACAGATGTTTAGCGAAGTTGATTTAGAAACTATGCAATGGGTGCGGCAAGTTTTTAATCCTAAAGGGTTAGCAAATCCTGAAAAGATATTCCCCACACCACGAACTTGTGGTGAAGCAGCAAATGCATCGGTAATCAAGCAATTTGAAGGCGTGGAAAGATTTTAA
- a CDS encoding WD40 repeat domain-containing protein: MNYQLKHTNSVRSIAFTTTGDALISGGDDAIIRVWDLNTCQELHAFNTHSKSVTTVAVIPIYNFLVSGSDDSTIKIFNLKDRKEIQTLRGHSGYVQSIAISPDSTLIASVGCDRNVKIWKIGTWEEVSSFAAYSNDVRIVAFSTSCCCSGARVCSLAINFEVESKTW; this comes from the coding sequence ACATACAAATTCTGTTCGTTCTATAGCTTTTACTACTACAGGAGATGCTCTCATAAGTGGTGGTGACGATGCTATTATCCGAGTTTGGGATTTAAACACATGTCAAGAGTTACACGCTTTTAATACCCACAGCAAATCAGTGACAACAGTTGCAGTAATCCCTATCTATAACTTTCTTGTAAGCGGAAGTGATGATAGTACAATTAAAATTTTTAATTTGAAAGACAGAAAAGAAATTCAAACACTGAGAGGACATTCAGGTTATGTACAGTCTATAGCAATCAGTCCTGATAGTACTTTGATTGCAAGCGTTGGTTGCGATCGCAATGTCAAAATATGGAAAATTGGTACTTGGGAAGAAGTTTCTTCTTTTGCTGCTTACTCAAATGATGTTCGTATAGTTGCTTTTAGCACTTCTTGTTGCTGTTCGGGTGCTAGGGTTTGCAGCTTGGCAATTAATTTTGAGGTGGAATCTAAAACTTGGTAA